The Paraburkholderia sabiae genome includes a region encoding these proteins:
- a CDS encoding NAD(P)/FAD-dependent oxidoreductase, whose protein sequence is MVRLSGDAPDRLFELVRDLGICCEARQAGTIRAAFTEANAAFLKRAAEGWQTLGAPVQFLDRAAIASATGTDRYLCGTLDFRGGSVNPLAYSRGLAEAASHAGADIYTHTTVTGIRRVRGNWTLSTPGGRIAAEWIVSRHERLYRRHLARTASQHHSRLQRHRRN, encoded by the coding sequence ATGGTGCGGCTTTCGGGCGATGCACCGGACCGGCTGTTCGAACTCGTCCGCGACCTCGGGATCTGCTGCGAGGCCCGACAGGCGGGCACCATCCGCGCGGCCTTCACTGAAGCGAACGCGGCGTTCCTGAAGCGCGCCGCAGAGGGCTGGCAGACGCTCGGGGCGCCAGTGCAGTTTCTGGACCGCGCGGCAATCGCCAGCGCGACAGGAACCGATCGCTATCTCTGCGGCACGCTGGATTTTCGCGGAGGATCAGTCAATCCGCTCGCGTATTCGCGAGGACTGGCCGAAGCGGCATCGCACGCAGGCGCGGACATCTACACGCACACGACGGTCACCGGGATCAGGCGCGTGCGCGGAAACTGGACGCTCTCGACGCCCGGCGGGCGTATCGCTGCGGAATGGATCGTTTCTCGCCACGAACGGTTATACCGACGACATCTGGCCCGGACTGCGTCGCAGCATCATTCCCGTCTACAGCGGCATCGTCGCAACTGA
- a CDS encoding NAD(P)/FAD-dependent oxidoreductase: MPVYSGIVATEPLPADVAAGILPRRSVMYEHEDITVYCRIDAANRLLVGGRSRLKPMHSPGDFPDLQAYAKRLWPSIGNVRWSHGWNGQLAITRHGFPHFSEPADRVLVSVGYNGRGVAMATAMGGEIARRVTGTPSQELDMPVRAFHPVPFHSLWPLAVSARIAYGRARMRRG; the protein is encoded by the coding sequence ATTCCCGTCTACAGCGGCATCGTCGCAACTGAGCCCCTGCCGGCCGATGTCGCGGCCGGTATCCTGCCGCGGCGCTCTGTCATGTACGAGCATGAGGACATCACTGTGTACTGCCGGATAGATGCGGCGAACCGTCTGCTGGTGGGTGGCCGCAGCCGCCTGAAACCGATGCATTCGCCAGGCGACTTCCCTGATCTTCAGGCCTACGCGAAGCGGCTCTGGCCGTCGATCGGCAATGTGCGATGGTCACATGGCTGGAACGGTCAGCTCGCGATCACCCGGCACGGCTTTCCCCACTTCAGCGAGCCGGCCGACAGGGTTCTGGTGAGCGTCGGCTATAACGGCCGGGGCGTTGCGATGGCCACCGCGATGGGCGGCGAAATTGCGCGTCGTGTGACGGGTACGCCTTCACAGGAACTGGATATGCCGGTTCGCGCATTTCACCCTGTTCCGTTCCATTCACTGTGGCCGCTGGCCGTGAGCGCGCGGATCGCTTACGGCAGGGCGCGAATGAGGAGGGGGTGA
- a CDS encoding esterase/lipase family protein has product MNESAHPCDLVVIIHGMGGRAGRMNPVANVVRQAWKEEGRNEPRIVIPQLDFSMASFDDPCEIAHRLSDRIEKECEQLPGIRNIVLIGYSFGSLIARKAYVYACGDCAIDDLEASRYNVPRSWAQRVERIVLLAGMNRGWHLSAHVAPGRLIQWGLGVLIGNTIMALTMGKKVPLVFRVHRGAPFLTMLRLQWMSICRNRLNRPSPMIIQLLGSIDDIVSPEDNIDLVAGHDFYYLDVPHSGHRNVIEIDQSEVGQARASVIMDALTMDASRLRQSSILPSDHGVPAVDETVTDVVFVIHGIRDEGYWTQKIARRVVALARIREEQGGEPQISDAGQRLAVASCPVKTETSSYGYFAMLPFLLPNVRRKRVEWLMDRYAENRATYPNAEFSYVGHSHGTYMLARALESYPCVRFKNIAFAGSVVRTQYDWDALIRAKRVRGVLNFVASADWVVAIFPRTFQMLGWQDLGSAGHDGFVQAKRNDLAANPVGPASPKPETSRETLREDHYVKGTHGAALKEEHWDVIARFILEGQAPRSCDLLEKRSSFVVGLGRGAPLISFVILAVLMAIGGLLLFLAGQGWEHSRWALAFAVYVALIWKVATWV; this is encoded by the coding sequence ATGAACGAGTCCGCTCATCCATGCGACCTTGTCGTGATCATCCACGGCATGGGAGGTCGGGCCGGGAGGATGAATCCCGTTGCGAATGTCGTCCGTCAAGCCTGGAAAGAGGAGGGCAGAAACGAACCACGTATTGTCATCCCGCAGCTGGATTTCTCGATGGCTTCGTTTGACGATCCCTGCGAGATCGCGCACAGGCTCAGTGATCGCATAGAGAAGGAATGCGAGCAACTGCCGGGAATCAGGAACATTGTCCTCATCGGCTATAGCTTCGGTTCGTTGATCGCACGCAAGGCATACGTCTATGCATGCGGCGACTGCGCGATCGATGATCTGGAAGCGTCCAGGTATAACGTACCGAGAAGCTGGGCGCAGCGTGTCGAGCGTATCGTGTTGCTTGCAGGAATGAACAGGGGCTGGCATCTGTCGGCGCACGTCGCACCCGGCAGGTTGATTCAATGGGGACTGGGCGTCCTGATCGGAAACACCATCATGGCCCTGACCATGGGAAAGAAAGTCCCTCTCGTGTTTCGGGTGCATCGTGGTGCGCCGTTTTTGACGATGCTGCGTCTGCAGTGGATGTCGATATGCAGAAACCGGTTGAACAGACCATCGCCGATGATCATTCAGCTGCTTGGCTCGATCGACGATATCGTGTCACCCGAAGACAATATCGACCTCGTGGCAGGTCACGATTTCTACTATCTCGACGTGCCGCACTCCGGACACCGGAACGTGATCGAGATCGATCAAAGTGAAGTGGGGCAGGCACGCGCCAGCGTAATCATGGATGCGCTGACGATGGACGCGAGTCGCCTCAGGCAGTCCTCTATCTTGCCGAGCGACCACGGCGTGCCTGCGGTGGACGAAACAGTCACAGACGTCGTATTTGTCATCCACGGCATTCGTGACGAAGGTTACTGGACGCAAAAGATCGCACGGCGCGTCGTCGCACTTGCACGCATCAGGGAAGAGCAGGGAGGGGAGCCGCAGATATCAGATGCGGGCCAGCGGCTCGCTGTTGCGTCTTGCCCCGTGAAAACGGAGACATCGAGCTATGGCTACTTCGCGATGCTGCCGTTCCTTTTGCCCAATGTGCGCCGCAAGCGGGTTGAGTGGCTAATGGACCGCTACGCGGAAAACAGGGCGACGTATCCGAATGCCGAATTTTCTTATGTCGGCCATAGTCACGGCACTTACATGCTCGCGCGCGCGCTCGAATCCTATCCCTGCGTACGTTTCAAGAACATCGCCTTCGCCGGGAGTGTGGTCCGCACGCAGTATGACTGGGACGCCCTGATTCGCGCCAAAAGGGTACGCGGTGTGCTCAACTTCGTTGCAAGCGCGGACTGGGTCGTGGCTATCTTTCCGCGCACGTTTCAGATGCTCGGCTGGCAGGATCTTGGCAGCGCCGGTCACGATGGCTTTGTGCAAGCGAAGCGGAATGATCTGGCCGCAAACCCGGTCGGGCCTGCCAGCCCCAAGCCAGAAACCTCGCGCGAGACACTGCGGGAGGATCATTACGTGAAGGGAACCCATGGCGCCGCGCTCAAGGAAGAACATTGGGACGTGATAGCCCGTTTCATTCTGGAAGGTCAAGCACCCAGGTCGTGTGATCTGCTAGAAAAGCGCTCTTCATTCGTGGTCGGGCTGGGGCGGGGCGCCCCCCTGATCTCGTTCGTGATTCTTGCCGTATTGATGGCCATCGGGGGCCTGCTTCTGTTTCTGGCCGGACAGGGGTGGGAGCATTCGAGATGGGCGCTGGCTTTCGCGGTGTATGTCGCGTTGATCTGGAAGGTAGCGACATGGGTGTGA
- a CDS encoding porin, with protein MKKSLVFLAAAAAFSSVAHAQNSVTLYGLVDAGLTYTSNVNGGASWTAGSGGISQSRFGLRGTENLGGGLAAVFTLESGFNVNNGKLANNNGLFNRQAFVGLSSAYLGTVTLGRQFDAAQDYLAPLTATGSWGGTYFAHPFNNDNLNTNGGYSVNNSIKYASPNYGGFTFGGTYGFSNQAGAFANNRQYSVGAAYQSQGLRLGAAFAQRNNPGATNAAGTASNGGASDGSYVNALLGDVGNYRQRQFGIAGSYAFGPAIVGVAWTQSRTDHFAFGSQSLRATNYEINGRYNLTPALGVGVAYTYTDSRAYGFSTDGTTQKLRYHQIGVQADYALSRRTDVYAQAVYQRATGDGNAAAIYSGDVSQLPSSSRNQTAATVGVRHRF; from the coding sequence ATGAAGAAGAGCCTTGTTTTTCTTGCGGCTGCCGCAGCGTTTTCCTCCGTCGCTCATGCGCAGAACAGCGTGACGCTGTATGGTCTCGTCGACGCAGGCCTGACCTACACCAGCAATGTCAATGGTGGCGCAAGCTGGACGGCCGGCAGCGGCGGAATCAGCCAGAGCAGGTTCGGTCTGCGCGGCACCGAAAACCTGGGTGGAGGCCTCGCGGCCGTCTTCACGCTGGAAAGCGGCTTTAATGTGAACAACGGGAAGCTTGCGAACAACAACGGCCTGTTCAACCGTCAGGCGTTCGTCGGCCTGTCGAGCGCGTATCTCGGCACGGTGACACTGGGTCGCCAGTTCGACGCTGCGCAGGACTATCTCGCACCGCTGACGGCAACGGGCAGTTGGGGAGGCACCTACTTCGCGCATCCGTTCAACAACGACAACCTGAATACCAACGGCGGCTACTCGGTCAATAACTCGATCAAGTACGCGAGCCCCAACTACGGCGGCTTCACGTTCGGCGGCACGTACGGATTTTCGAACCAGGCCGGCGCCTTCGCAAACAATCGCCAGTACAGCGTCGGCGCCGCCTATCAGTCGCAAGGTCTGCGTCTCGGTGCTGCGTTCGCGCAGCGGAATAACCCGGGAGCAACCAACGCAGCAGGCACGGCAAGCAACGGCGGCGCGTCGGACGGCTCGTACGTCAATGCCCTTCTGGGCGATGTCGGCAACTACCGTCAACGCCAGTTCGGTATTGCAGGCTCATACGCGTTCGGGCCCGCTATCGTTGGTGTTGCATGGACGCAATCGCGCACCGACCATTTTGCTTTCGGCTCGCAATCGTTGCGCGCAACCAATTATGAAATCAACGGCCGGTACAACCTGACCCCGGCCCTGGGCGTCGGGGTCGCCTATACCTACACCGACAGCCGGGCCTATGGTTTCAGCACGGATGGAACAACGCAGAAGCTGCGCTACCACCAGATTGGCGTTCAGGCCGACTATGCGCTGTCGCGTCGTACGGACGTCTACGCCCAGGCCGTGTACCAGCGCGCAACGGGCGATGGCAACGCCGCGGCGATCTACAGCGGCGATGTGTCCCAGTTGCCATCATCGTCGAGAAACCAGACGGCCGCGACCGTCGGCGTGCGCCATCGTTTCTGA
- a CDS encoding M15 family metallopeptidase, whose product MPKSTFVHPLFGTIQFETEHEAWKRGDHITFLSGFDSSDVVKLFIPQLERIPGSNRGKLSFHKKGHAQLLRAFHDIQEQDLMRHIKTCAGTVNRRLRKPTSGALSKLPSNHAFGIAIDLNEGDPGFGDSVAPVAPVFEKYGFMWGKSFNDPMHFEIQRFLTPKELGG is encoded by the coding sequence ATGCCCAAGAGTACCTTCGTTCATCCGCTATTTGGCACGATACAGTTTGAGACGGAACACGAAGCCTGGAAGCGCGGAGACCATATCACCTTTTTGAGCGGCTTTGATTCATCGGATGTGGTGAAACTCTTCATACCGCAACTGGAGCGCATCCCCGGGTCGAATCGCGGAAAGCTTAGCTTCCACAAGAAGGGACATGCGCAGCTCCTTCGCGCCTTTCATGATATTCAAGAGCAGGATCTGATGCGTCATATCAAGACCTGTGCAGGAACAGTGAATCGACGCTTGCGTAAGCCAACCAGCGGTGCCCTTAGCAAGCTCCCCTCAAACCACGCTTTCGGAATTGCCATTGATCTTAATGAAGGTGATCCAGGGTTTGGCGATTCGGTCGCACCGGTCGCCCCTGTCTTCGAGAAGTACGGCTTCATGTGGGGAAAGTCCTTTAACGATCCGATGCACTTCGAGATCCAGAGGTTTCTGACGCCAAAGGAACTGGGTGGTTGA
- a CDS encoding GNAT family N-acetyltransferase → MHRPKAAPYANQCWVACESRSPSLPLGYGTLNRSFLDRAFIALVVVRKDARREGVATAIMELLEAECARSGVFTPKNASNLPMRALLKRSGYVDSGRIDNLDDADPELVFVKFISL, encoded by the coding sequence GTGCATCGCCCGAAAGCCGCACCATACGCCAATCAGTGTTGGGTGGCGTGCGAGTCCAGGAGTCCGTCGCTTCCGCTCGGCTACGGAACCCTGAATCGGTCATTCTTAGATCGGGCGTTCATCGCGCTTGTCGTGGTACGCAAAGATGCGCGACGTGAGGGCGTGGCCACAGCAATCATGGAACTGCTTGAAGCGGAGTGCGCAAGATCCGGGGTGTTCACGCCTAAAAATGCCTCAAACCTTCCGATGCGCGCGCTCCTGAAACGGTCGGGGTACGTGGATAGTGGACGGATAGACAATCTCGATGACGCCGACCCTGAGCTCGTATTTGTAAAGTTTATTTCGCTTTGA